A genomic window from Pseudomonadales bacterium includes:
- a CDS encoding ion transporter, whose product MALNRNAIRIIIFEADTPAGKAFDVVLLVSILISVVAVLLDSVAALHERYGRIFLILEWTFTIAFTVEYALRLWCIENTARYARSFFGIVDLLGILPTYLSMFIADSQYLLVIRILRVLRVFRVLRMVRYVGEAQLLSQALLASRRKIAVFITSVLALVVIFGCLMYLIEGEEHGFTSIPKSIYWAVITLTTVGYGDLTPQTPFGQAMATLVMIMGYGIIAVPTGIVTMELSEAQRRSANTRTCPACSAEGHVAEASYCWRCGEHLFRKDLRAAEADQRAADEESRDAEDAGSGDKAVSD is encoded by the coding sequence ATGGCCCTGAACAGAAATGCCATCCGCATCATTATCTTCGAGGCCGATACCCCGGCCGGTAAGGCATTCGATGTCGTCCTGCTGGTGAGTATTCTGATCAGCGTGGTGGCCGTGCTGCTCGACTCTGTTGCAGCACTTCACGAGCGCTACGGTCGCATCTTCCTGATTCTCGAATGGACCTTCACCATCGCTTTCACAGTGGAGTACGCCCTGCGGCTCTGGTGTATCGAAAATACCGCGCGCTACGCCCGCAGCTTTTTCGGCATCGTCGATCTGCTGGGTATCCTGCCGACCTACCTGAGCATGTTCATCGCCGATTCCCAGTACCTGCTGGTGATCCGCATTCTCCGCGTGCTGCGGGTATTCCGTGTGCTGCGCATGGTCCGCTACGTGGGGGAGGCGCAACTGCTGAGCCAGGCGCTGCTGGCAAGCCGCCGCAAGATTGCCGTGTTCATCACTTCTGTACTCGCACTGGTGGTGATTTTCGGCTGTCTCATGTATCTGATCGAAGGCGAAGAGCATGGCTTCACCAGTATCCCGAAGAGCATCTACTGGGCGGTGATCACCCTCACCACCGTCGGCTATGGTGATCTGACACCGCAGACGCCTTTTGGCCAGGCCATGGCTACCCTGGTGATGATCATGGGCTACGGAATCATTGCGGTACCCACGGGCATCGTCACCATGGAGTTGAGTGAGGCTCAGCGCCGTTCAGCCAACACCCGTACCTGCCCCGCCTGTTCGGCGGAAGGGCATGTTGCCGAAGCCAGCTACTGCTGGCGCTGTGGTGAGCATCTGTTCCGTAAGGATCTTCGAGCAGCAGAGGCCGATCAGCGTGCGGCCGACGAAGAGAGCCGGGACGCCGAAGACGCTGGCTCCGGGGACAAGGCGGTCAGCGATTAG
- a CDS encoding thiopurine S-methyltransferase — translation MDRDFWLERWDQGQIGFHQALVNPLLARYWPDLEVSTQAGVFVPLCGKSLDMRYLRDRGHRVVGVELSERAIQAYFAEAGETAVKESGFYLQQYRGERTVIHCGDLFDLQGSDLQGVRGVYDRGALVALPATMRRRYADHLQRILPDRTVTLLITLEYDQALIDGPPFAVSESEVQALFGDRGSVTRLARHRAVDLPPRFGKAGVSEAREVVYRLEKTV, via the coding sequence ATGGACCGGGACTTCTGGCTGGAACGCTGGGACCAGGGGCAGATCGGCTTCCACCAGGCACTGGTGAATCCGCTGCTCGCCCGTTACTGGCCCGATCTGGAGGTCAGCACCCAGGCCGGCGTGTTCGTGCCGCTGTGCGGCAAGAGCCTCGATATGCGCTACCTGCGGGACCGGGGTCATCGCGTGGTGGGGGTTGAACTCTCCGAGCGCGCAATTCAAGCCTACTTTGCGGAAGCGGGTGAGACCGCTGTGAAGGAATCCGGCTTCTATCTTCAGCAGTACCGTGGCGAACGTACGGTGATTCACTGTGGTGATCTGTTCGATCTGCAGGGCTCGGACCTGCAGGGCGTGCGGGGTGTCTATGACCGGGGCGCTCTGGTCGCGCTGCCTGCAACGATGCGCAGGCGCTACGCCGATCACCTGCAGCGCATCCTGCCGGATCGAACCGTGACCCTGCTCATCACCCTCGAATATGATCAGGCACTGATCGATGGCCCGCCCTTCGCGGTGTCCGAGTCCGAGGTACAGGCTCTGTTCGGTGATCGCGGCTCGGTCACCCGTCTCGCCCGGCACAGGGCTGTGGATCTTCCGCCGCGTTTCGGCAAGGCGGGTGTCTCCGAGGCGCGGGAGGTGGTCTATCGTCTGGAGAAGACGGTTTGA
- a CDS encoding crosslink repair DNA glycosylase YcaQ family protein, with translation MVLERQGLLKREPFGRGKAATLRAIEQLGYVQIDTISVVARAHHHVLRTRVSNYQPEHLERLQREGRIFEYWYHAAAYLPITDYRFALPKMQRMAAKADRWVRSRNTGLLQDVLARIREEGALKARDFDAPDHSGGGWWNWKPAKGALEQLFMQGDLMAVGRDGFEKIYDLTERVLPADVDTGAPSEREFVAHLLDATLRTQGFATSPAVLYLRPGASLRTTLQQILEERVADSILVPVRLPDGSPAFAEPELLERRAPVSSNRVSILSPFDNLVIQRKRTRTVFGFDYQVECYVPEHKRRYGYFCLPILYRDRLVGRLDCKAHRPEARLEIRDLFIEDDALRVRAPAEFLAALQDGLDRFAHDNGCAPPALPAKARWRAA, from the coding sequence ATGGTCCTCGAGCGCCAGGGTCTGCTGAAACGGGAACCCTTCGGACGGGGCAAAGCGGCCACCCTGCGGGCGATCGAACAGCTCGGCTACGTGCAGATCGACACCATTTCCGTGGTAGCGCGCGCTCACCACCATGTACTGCGCACCCGGGTCAGCAACTATCAGCCCGAGCATCTGGAGAGGCTGCAGCGTGAGGGTCGTATATTCGAATACTGGTACCACGCCGCCGCCTACCTGCCGATCACCGATTACCGGTTCGCCTTACCGAAGATGCAGCGCATGGCGGCGAAGGCCGATCGCTGGGTCAGAAGCCGCAACACCGGGCTGCTGCAGGATGTGCTGGCGCGTATCCGGGAAGAGGGTGCGCTGAAAGCCAGGGACTTCGACGCGCCCGACCACTCCGGTGGCGGCTGGTGGAACTGGAAGCCGGCCAAAGGTGCACTGGAGCAGCTCTTCATGCAGGGCGACCTGATGGCGGTCGGTCGGGATGGCTTCGAGAAGATCTACGATCTCACCGAACGGGTGCTGCCGGCCGATGTTGACACAGGCGCGCCGTCCGAGCGGGAATTCGTGGCTCACCTGCTTGACGCAACACTGAGAACACAGGGCTTCGCCACCTCACCCGCCGTGCTCTATCTGCGACCGGGTGCGAGTCTGCGCACAACACTGCAGCAGATCCTCGAGGAGCGTGTTGCCGACTCGATACTGGTTCCGGTGCGCCTGCCGGATGGCAGTCCGGCCTTCGCGGAACCGGAACTGCTGGAGAGGCGCGCACCGGTTTCCAGCAACCGGGTCAGCATCCTCTCGCCTTTCGACAATCTGGTGATTCAGCGCAAGCGCACCCGGACGGTTTTCGGCTTCGACTACCAGGTCGAGTGCTATGTGCCCGAGCATAAGCGCCGCTACGGATACTTCTGCCTGCCGATTCTCTATCGGGACCGGCTCGTCGGACGGCTGGACTGCAAGGCTCATCGCCCCGAGGCAAGACTCGAGATCCGCGATCTGTTTATCGAAGACGATGCCCTGCGTGTGCGGGCACCTGCGGAGTTCCTGGCAGCGCTGCAGGATGGGCTGGATCGATTCGCCCACGACAACGGATGCGCACCACCCGCCCTGCCGGCGAAGGCCCGCTGGCGCGCCGCGTAA
- a CDS encoding AMP-binding protein, translating to MTETPNALDQALEQGMALAYHASRQPERTALSSRFGERTFRELNAHANQLVRMLRQRGVGAGDAIAVVSRNRPEFVEALAAALRGGLRFTPVNFHLTAEEAGYVIDNCEAKAVIYDAGLGTATAAVEHAAGCSVRLSVGGAIPGFEDFSEAIADFDDGDIPDPIRGGTMLYTSGTTGRPKGVYRRQQPVARATVASQAGGGPGAVNLCTGPMYHAAPLAFNVSAPLNAGAALVLMDRWDAEETLRLIETHGVTHTHMVATMFHRLLQLPDEVKQKYDISSLQYVVHGAAPCPVHVKQAMIEWLGPVINEYYAATEGGNNYTIDSATWLRKPGSVGRTPTPENTRILDDEGNEVAQGETGSIYFRAPEVGRFEYFKSADKTAETYRGDWFTLGDMGYVDEDGFLFLNGRSAETIISGGVNIYPQEVDEVLLQHTAVLDACTVGVPNEEWGEEVKAVVQLRPGHEPTPVLADAIIAHARSRLAAFKCPRSVDFVADLPRLPSGKIQRRVVRTPYWSGRSRQI from the coding sequence ATGACAGAAACACCGAATGCACTTGACCAGGCTCTGGAGCAGGGAATGGCCCTGGCTTATCACGCCAGCCGGCAGCCCGAGCGTACGGCCCTGTCTTCCAGATTTGGCGAGCGGACCTTCAGAGAACTCAATGCCCACGCCAATCAGCTCGTGCGCATGCTGCGCCAGCGCGGTGTTGGTGCGGGTGATGCCATCGCGGTAGTGAGCCGCAACCGGCCGGAATTTGTCGAGGCGCTGGCAGCCGCGCTGCGGGGCGGTCTGCGATTTACCCCTGTGAATTTTCACCTGACCGCCGAAGAAGCCGGCTATGTCATCGACAACTGCGAAGCGAAGGCCGTGATCTACGATGCGGGCCTGGGTACCGCGACCGCGGCGGTGGAGCATGCGGCCGGTTGTTCAGTCCGATTGTCGGTCGGCGGTGCGATTCCCGGATTCGAGGATTTCAGCGAAGCGATTGCAGACTTCGATGACGGCGACATTCCCGATCCGATCCGGGGTGGCACCATGCTTTACACCTCAGGCACCACCGGGCGCCCCAAAGGCGTGTACCGTCGACAACAGCCGGTGGCGCGCGCCACCGTGGCGAGCCAGGCTGGTGGCGGTCCCGGCGCCGTCAATCTGTGTACCGGACCCATGTATCACGCAGCCCCTCTGGCCTTCAATGTCAGCGCGCCGCTGAATGCGGGGGCCGCGCTGGTGCTGATGGACCGCTGGGATGCTGAGGAAACCCTGCGTCTGATCGAAACCCATGGAGTAACCCATACCCATATGGTGGCCACCATGTTTCACCGGCTGCTGCAGCTGCCTGATGAAGTGAAACAGAAGTACGATATCTCCAGCCTGCAGTATGTGGTGCATGGCGCAGCACCCTGTCCGGTACATGTGAAACAGGCGATGATCGAGTGGCTGGGTCCGGTGATCAACGAGTACTACGCTGCCACCGAAGGCGGTAACAACTACACCATCGATTCCGCCACCTGGCTGCGTAAACCGGGCAGTGTGGGGAGGACGCCGACACCGGAAAACACCCGCATCCTCGACGATGAGGGCAACGAAGTCGCCCAGGGCGAAACCGGCAGCATTTATTTCCGCGCACCCGAAGTGGGTCGTTTTGAATATTTCAAATCTGCGGACAAGACGGCGGAAACCTACCGCGGCGACTGGTTCACCCTCGGTGATATGGGTTATGTGGACGAAGACGGTTTTCTCTTCCTCAACGGACGCAGTGCGGAGACCATCATCTCCGGCGGTGTGAACATCTACCCTCAGGAAGTCGACGAAGTGCTGCTGCAACACACGGCAGTGCTCGATGCCTGCACGGTCGGAGTGCCGAATGAAGAATGGGGTGAGGAGGTTAAGGCCGTCGTGCAGTTGCGCCCCGGACACGAGCCGACGCCGGTGCTGGCCGATGCCATCATCGCCCATGCCCGGAGCCGGCTTGCGGCCTTCAAATGCCCGAGATCGGTGGACTTCGTGGCAGATCTGCCGCGGTTGCCCAGCGGCAAGATTCAGCGCCGCGTCGTGCGCACGCCATACTGGAGCGGCCGCAGCCGGCAGATCTGA
- a CDS encoding histidine phosphatase family protein yields MGEFGDASVDLVAAVLGRRVRRCLLLIRHSAREYEPGRHDLENPLTAEGRALSRRLGERLPKSLTLRGYAGPPHRCMETAELVLAGHEARGGAITRHRPLEALGVFYALDQMKMWKGMREAGGLVPYMAQWFAGGVPADAMMQPASAARLLATVLAAKLRSPVADHQLDVCVSHDMSLHLLRHQLLGERLDEAPVAYLDGLLLFEEDGVLKMASHRGTETALEL; encoded by the coding sequence TTGGGTGAATTCGGCGATGCCAGCGTTGATCTGGTTGCAGCGGTTCTTGGACGCCGTGTCCGCCGCTGTTTGCTGCTGATACGGCACTCGGCCCGGGAGTATGAGCCGGGCAGACATGATCTGGAGAATCCGCTCACCGCAGAAGGTCGTGCGCTGTCGCGTCGCCTGGGAGAACGGCTGCCGAAGTCGCTGACACTGCGTGGTTATGCAGGCCCACCCCATCGCTGCATGGAAACCGCGGAGCTGGTACTGGCGGGTCATGAAGCCCGCGGCGGTGCGATCACCCGGCACCGCCCGCTGGAAGCGCTTGGAGTGTTCTATGCGCTGGATCAGATGAAGATGTGGAAAGGCATGCGCGAGGCGGGCGGACTGGTGCCTTATATGGCTCAGTGGTTTGCAGGCGGAGTACCTGCCGATGCGATGATGCAGCCTGCGTCTGCTGCGCGATTGCTCGCCACTGTACTCGCGGCAAAACTGCGCTCGCCGGTTGCCGACCATCAGCTCGATGTCTGTGTGTCCCATGACATGAGCCTCCATCTGCTGCGACACCAGCTGCTCGGCGAGCGGCTGGATGAAGCGCCGGTGGCATACCTCGACGGCCTGCTGCTTTTCGAAGAGGACGGTGTGCTGAAGATGGCCAGTCATCGGGGTACCGAGACAGCGCTTGAACTGTAG
- a CDS encoding ABC transporter ATP-binding protein has product MTDTVVRCTGVSRIYQDDSVPVRALQNVDFEVKSGDFVSLAGPSGSGKSTLLNIIGGLDRPDAGTVQVDGQILNELSESELSDLRLLKMGFVFQAYNLIPVLSARENVEFIMQLQGVGAAERAERAIAILKELGLEGMTDRRPGEMSGGQQQRVAVARAIVTKPVLLLADEPSANLDSSTTRELLELLRTLNEDHGVTIVTATHDPQVMSYAKRQVRLRDGQIIEDSATPS; this is encoded by the coding sequence ATGACAGATACAGTCGTCCGCTGCACCGGTGTTTCAAGAATCTACCAGGATGATTCGGTGCCGGTACGAGCCCTGCAGAATGTTGATTTTGAGGTCAAGTCAGGAGATTTCGTGAGTCTGGCTGGCCCTTCCGGATCGGGCAAGTCCACCCTGCTCAACATCATCGGCGGTCTCGATCGGCCGGATGCGGGCACCGTGCAGGTGGACGGTCAGATACTCAACGAGCTGAGTGAGAGCGAGCTTTCCGATCTGCGATTACTGAAGATGGGTTTCGTGTTTCAGGCTTACAACCTGATCCCGGTGTTGTCTGCAAGGGAAAATGTGGAGTTCATAATGCAGCTGCAGGGTGTAGGGGCTGCAGAACGCGCAGAGCGTGCTATTGCAATTCTGAAAGAACTGGGCCTGGAAGGGATGACGGACCGTCGCCCGGGTGAGATGTCCGGTGGCCAGCAGCAGAGGGTGGCCGTGGCACGGGCCATTGTTACGAAACCCGTACTCCTGCTGGCGGACGAGCCGAGTGCGAACCTCGATTCGAGCACCACCAGAGAGCTGCTCGAGCTGCTGCGCACGCTCAATGAAGATCACGGGGTGACCATTGTCACTGCCACCCATGATCCCCAGGTGATGAGTTATGCGAAACGGCAGGTACGGCTGCGGGATGGGCAGATCATCGAGGACAGCGCAACCCCATCATGA
- a CDS encoding FtsX-like permease family protein — MPLKLLFQLSSRNLFRHRRRNAMLLAAIVVAVAGVTVTNSLIRGMQFDMRESAVANLTGHLKILAPGYRDDPNIEKSFELAKNWQPDFPADQLAGWAARIRIPAVIMSERETRGIQFVGVDPKQENISFLGDVAHTGEMLNGPEDNRVLIGKELARQLETEIGRRLVIITQGIDGKNRESGFRIAGLFDAEGTGLEKQFVFTGVATLQKMVDAEVVTEVSIKLTTEADDQKLGLNLRSTLTSFFTGLDVLDWQQLEPQAAAMFIFADSAIFIWFLVMMGALIFGLVNTLITAVMERIREFGVLRAVGMQSRLIIVQVMLESALIMSAGVALGLGLGWLLATQWLGEGINLADWAEGIEMAGMSSVLKPRVLTADMILVASLSLVFGVLAALYPAWRAVKIKPLEALRK; from the coding sequence ATGCCGTTAAAGCTTCTGTTTCAGCTGAGTAGTCGCAACCTGTTCCGGCACCGGCGACGCAACGCCATGCTGCTGGCAGCCATCGTCGTCGCTGTTGCGGGAGTGACCGTGACCAACAGTCTCATCCGCGGCATGCAGTTCGACATGCGGGAATCAGCCGTGGCCAATCTCACCGGCCACTTGAAAATTCTGGCGCCCGGATATCGTGATGATCCGAATATCGAGAAGAGTTTTGAGCTGGCGAAGAACTGGCAGCCTGATTTTCCTGCCGATCAGCTCGCCGGCTGGGCTGCCCGCATCCGCATTCCGGCGGTCATCATGAGTGAGCGGGAAACCCGGGGCATCCAGTTTGTCGGTGTGGATCCGAAACAGGAGAACATCTCCTTCCTGGGTGATGTGGCACACACGGGAGAAATGCTCAATGGACCTGAGGATAATCGGGTGCTGATCGGCAAGGAGCTCGCGCGCCAGCTGGAGACCGAAATCGGCCGCCGGCTGGTCATCATCACCCAGGGCATCGATGGCAAGAACCGGGAATCGGGATTCCGGATTGCCGGTCTGTTCGATGCAGAAGGCACCGGGCTCGAGAAGCAGTTCGTGTTCACGGGGGTAGCGACGCTGCAGAAGATGGTCGATGCGGAAGTGGTGACGGAGGTTTCCATCAAGCTGACCACCGAGGCTGATGATCAGAAGCTGGGGCTCAATCTGAGATCGACGCTGACCAGCTTCTTCACCGGACTGGATGTGCTCGACTGGCAGCAGCTCGAACCTCAGGCGGCGGCGATGTTCATCTTTGCCGACAGCGCCATATTCATATGGTTTCTGGTCATGATGGGTGCACTCATCTTCGGTCTGGTCAATACGCTGATCACTGCTGTCATGGAACGGATCAGAGAGTTCGGAGTGTTACGGGCGGTGGGTATGCAGTCACGTCTGATCATCGTGCAGGTGATGCTCGAATCTGCGCTGATCATGAGCGCGGGCGTTGCCCTCGGCCTCGGTCTTGGCTGGTTGCTGGCCACCCAGTGGCTGGGCGAAGGCATCAACCTGGCCGACTGGGCGGAAGGCATCGAGATGGCCGGCATGAGCAGTGTGCTCAAACCCCGCGTGCTGACCGCCGACATGATACTCGTGGCGTCACTGAGCCTGGTGTTCGGCGTGCTGGCTGCCCTCTACCCCGCCTGGCGCGCGGTCAAAATCAAACCTCTGGAGGCTCTCAGAAAATGA
- a CDS encoding FtsX-like permease family protein has product MAETSMDTPAAAPVTGGGRSVVGAMAWRNLWRNRRRTWLTSAGIAFAVWMLVFAQSLQEGTFATMIDNGARLALGHVQLQHPGYLDDPRMEYSIDADPQLLEAIRSSSGVVNASARAQGFALVSHGERSFGAQVQGVDAVVEARWSTLPGMVSAGRYLAGPGEALLGSVLARNLGLAVGDEVVMLGTAREGGVAATVAEVVGLFTSGQAELDRSLLQIDISDFRTGWSLGPTEAHSVVVLANSVAVSEEVAADLLRLRQVRGSESDWAVLGWRTLMPEAEQYIELKRVGTRLMFAVITIIVTFSVVNTFMMTVFERTPEFGMLTAIGMRPGKIMLQLAAESFWMAALGLALGFGFSLLCIVPLMIYGMPLPGAADEILREFNMPDRLYPTFSMNAAVTAALIMLIGTQFAALIPMLKIRRLRPVEALRARA; this is encoded by the coding sequence ATGGCGGAAACCAGCATGGATACCCCTGCGGCTGCGCCTGTCACCGGCGGTGGTCGGAGCGTTGTAGGTGCGATGGCCTGGCGCAACCTGTGGCGCAATCGTCGCCGAACCTGGCTCACCAGTGCCGGCATCGCCTTCGCAGTATGGATGCTGGTTTTTGCCCAGAGCCTGCAGGAAGGTACCTTCGCCACCATGATCGACAATGGCGCGCGCCTCGCACTCGGCCATGTTCAACTTCAGCATCCCGGTTACCTCGATGATCCCCGCATGGAGTACAGCATCGATGCCGATCCGCAGCTGCTGGAAGCGATCAGATCCAGCAGCGGTGTTGTGAACGCGTCGGCGCGGGCGCAGGGGTTTGCGCTGGTGTCCCATGGCGAGCGCAGTTTCGGTGCCCAGGTTCAGGGAGTGGACGCGGTGGTAGAAGCTCGATGGTCCACGCTGCCTGGCATGGTCAGTGCCGGACGTTACCTGGCCGGGCCCGGAGAGGCTCTGCTCGGCTCCGTGCTCGCCCGCAACCTGGGACTTGCAGTCGGCGATGAAGTCGTAATGCTCGGTACCGCGCGGGAGGGGGGCGTGGCTGCCACCGTTGCCGAGGTTGTGGGATTGTTCACCAGCGGCCAGGCGGAACTCGATCGTTCACTGCTGCAGATCGACATCAGTGATTTCCGGACGGGCTGGAGCCTCGGTCCCACCGAAGCCCACAGCGTGGTGGTGCTCGCGAACTCTGTCGCGGTGAGCGAAGAAGTTGCCGCTGATCTGTTGCGACTGCGGCAGGTTCGCGGATCGGAGAGTGATTGGGCGGTGCTGGGCTGGCGCACGCTGATGCCGGAGGCGGAACAGTACATCGAGCTGAAGCGGGTAGGCACCCGGCTCATGTTCGCGGTGATCACCATCATCGTCACCTTCAGTGTGGTCAACACCTTCATGATGACGGTGTTCGAGCGCACGCCGGAGTTCGGCATGCTGACTGCCATCGGCATGCGGCCGGGTAAAATCATGCTGCAACTTGCGGCTGAGTCCTTCTGGATGGCGGCGCTGGGTCTTGCGCTGGGTTTCGGATTCAGTCTGCTGTGCATTGTGCCGCTGATGATTTATGGCATGCCGCTGCCGGGTGCTGCGGATGAGATTCTGCGTGAATTCAACATGCCCGACCGCCTGTACCCGACCTTCAGCATGAATGCGGCAGTGACTGCCGCCCTGATCATGCTGATCGGCACGCAGTTCGCTGCGCTGATTCCAATGCTGAAGATCCGCCGGCTGCGTCCGGTCGAGGCACTGCGTGCTCGGGCCTAG
- a CDS encoding FtsX-like permease family protein: MSETVAELAPVKPAFQGFLSVRIGWRNLWRNRRRTWLTAGSIAFAVLLVVFTMAFQLGQYGVMIDNATTLISGHIQVQSREFVADSRFEDTMAEASGLVTGIASIPGVIAVAPRVETFALASADERSFGAQVIGIDVDAEARTVRITKMLKSGHGITATEEALLGTVLARNLGVALGDEVIILGSGKEGGVAAMVVRVAGLLESGITDLDRVLLLAHLDVVQDAFGLHDEVHTLAVRVDDVANSERITGSIQAQLPAALIARDWPEVMPDLYQSIEIDRLSGQIMYGIIMGLVAFSVVNSFIMTVFERTREFGMLLAIGMKPRRIIAMLQWESLFQWLVGVGIGLLLASILVGWFAKEGIYLGEALEDYAQQFYMPSRLYPAFSTEALLTAPVIMLLATQFASLIPALRIHRLRPVEALRST; encoded by the coding sequence ATGAGCGAGACCGTTGCGGAACTCGCGCCTGTAAAGCCTGCCTTCCAGGGCTTTCTGAGTGTCCGGATCGGCTGGCGGAACCTCTGGCGTAACCGGCGCCGCACCTGGCTCACTGCAGGCAGTATCGCCTTCGCTGTGCTCCTTGTGGTCTTCACCATGGCCTTTCAGCTCGGCCAGTACGGTGTGATGATCGACAACGCGACCACGCTGATCAGCGGGCACATTCAGGTGCAGAGCCGCGAATTTGTCGCAGACAGCAGATTCGAAGACACGATGGCGGAAGCCTCGGGGCTTGTTACCGGGATCGCCTCGATTCCCGGTGTGATCGCAGTGGCGCCGCGCGTGGAAACCTTCGCCCTGGCTTCGGCGGACGAACGCAGTTTTGGCGCCCAGGTGATAGGCATCGACGTGGATGCCGAAGCCAGGACAGTGCGGATCACGAAGATGCTCAAGTCGGGTCACGGCATCACAGCCACCGAAGAGGCGCTGCTGGGCACGGTCCTGGCACGAAACCTGGGCGTTGCTCTGGGTGACGAAGTCATCATTCTCGGCAGCGGTAAGGAAGGTGGTGTGGCTGCGATGGTTGTGCGGGTCGCCGGTCTGCTGGAATCGGGGATAACAGATCTCGATCGGGTTCTGCTGCTGGCGCACCTTGATGTGGTGCAGGATGCCTTTGGTCTGCACGACGAAGTCCACACCCTCGCTGTTCGAGTGGACGATGTTGCGAACAGTGAGCGCATTACAGGATCAATTCAGGCGCAGCTACCCGCCGCACTGATCGCGCGGGACTGGCCTGAGGTGATGCCCGATCTCTATCAGAGTATCGAAATCGACCGGCTCTCCGGACAGATCATGTACGGCATCATCATGGGACTGGTGGCCTTCAGTGTGGTGAACAGCTTCATCATGACCGTGTTCGAGCGCACCCGTGAGTTCGGCATGCTGCTGGCGATCGGCATGAAGCCGCGGCGCATCATCGCCATGCTGCAGTGGGAGTCTCTGTTTCAGTGGCTGGTCGGTGTCGGGATCGGGCTGCTGCTGGCATCGATCCTTGTCGGCTGGTTCGCGAAAGAAGGTATCTATCTGGGTGAGGCGCTGGAAGACTACGCGCAGCAGTTCTACATGCCCTCGCGCCTTTACCCGGCATTCTCAACTGAAGCACTGCTCACAGCGCCGGTGATCATGCTTCTGGCGACTCAGTTCGCCTCTCTGATTCCAGCACTTCGCATCCATCGGCTGCGGCCTGTGGAAGCGCTCCGCAGCACCTGA
- a CDS encoding outer membrane lipoprotein-sorting protein: MRRSRSSHPIDVRDVLLWALLVVGAALSSPMRVAAAQSADEPEVRKPDVQEPGVREPGARELVAGALDLIRGRTSYMEMSMLVHRPEWERSSSLVSWTRGREDALIRFTAPARDAGNATLKQGDKMWTYTPKLNRTIRLPYSLMSQSWAGSDFSYNDLSKTDDMLRYYDLSIADSVEQDGHRIYTIEAIPHDDSPVVWGKEQLVLRDDYVLISQTFYDQAMVPLKRLETLEIAELGGRTMSVRMRMIQLDEVDHYTEVSYDAAQFDIALEDRTFTVYALQSGAAP; encoded by the coding sequence ATGCGCCGAAGTCGCTCCAGCCACCCGATTGACGTCCGTGATGTCCTGCTGTGGGCGTTACTCGTAGTTGGCGCCGCCCTGTCCAGTCCCATGCGCGTCGCGGCGGCGCAGAGTGCCGATGAACCGGAAGTCCGGAAGCCGGATGTCCAGGAGCCGGGTGTCCGGGAGCCGGGTGCCCGGGAACTGGTTGCAGGTGCCCTGGACCTGATCCGCGGACGGACGTCCTACATGGAGATGTCGATGCTGGTGCATCGCCCCGAGTGGGAGCGGAGTTCATCACTCGTTTCCTGGACACGGGGCCGCGAGGACGCGCTGATCCGCTTTACCGCGCCTGCCCGGGACGCCGGCAATGCGACCCTGAAACAGGGCGACAAGATGTGGACCTACACCCCCAAGCTCAACCGCACCATTCGACTGCCGTACAGCCTGATGTCGCAGAGTTGGGCGGGTTCGGATTTTTCCTATAACGATCTGTCGAAAACCGACGACATGCTGCGCTACTACGATCTGAGCATTGCGGATTCGGTTGAGCAGGACGGCCATCGGATCTATACGATCGAGGCGATCCCGCATGATGACTCGCCCGTGGTCTGGGGCAAGGAGCAGCTGGTACTGCGCGATGACTACGTGTTGATCTCGCAGACGTTTTACGATCAGGCAATGGTGCCACTCAAACGACTGGAAACGCTGGAAATCGCCGAGCTCGGGGGTCGGACGATGAGTGTGCGGATGCGCATGATTCAACTCGATGAAGTCGATCACTACACCGAGGTGAGCTACGACGCAGCGCAATTCGACATCGCACTAGAAGACCGCACATTCACGGTTTATGCGTTGCAGAGTGGGGCCGCTCCATGA